The Limnochorda sp. LNt genome includes a region encoding these proteins:
- a CDS encoding ATP-binding protein — translation MTPERLRALIRSGETNAVEFKGERRGPLSDRDLVEAVVCLANRPGTEHGWLLVGVEDDGEITGLRPRQRGRWPDPVQVQALIANLTRPSLACRVEIVDVGGRKVMAVEVPPVATPVGTADGKYLRRGMTRDGRPECVPFHYHEMQSLQATRGVLDYSALVIPEATWDDLDPLEFERFRRSIRESGRGDASLLTLSDVDLAKALGAVEANHKVRGIRLLGLLLFGREDVLRRYMPTHEVAFQVLEGTLVKVNDFFRWPLLRVMEELVARFQARNAEQEVSIGLLRIGVPDYPLRAFREGLANALVHRDYTRLGAVHVQWHPDRIEISNPGGFPDGVRLDNLLVTPPRPRNPLLADAFKRAGIVERTARGVDTIFYEQLRNGRPAPSYQRSTETDVVLVLPGGQANLAFVRLVIEEDRAGRPLGLDELLILNELWLERRITTSEAVRLTQKSQTEVRAVLERLVESGLIEARGEGRGRSYHLSAKTYRRLGEAAAYVRQRGFEPIQQEQMVLQFVRSHGRVTRGQVMELCRIGPSQATRLLRKMTESGRLVRHGTGKGAWYAPGD, via the coding sequence ATGACACCCGAACGTCTACGTGCCCTGATCAGAAGCGGCGAGACCAACGCCGTCGAGTTCAAGGGAGAGAGGCGCGGGCCGCTCTCGGATCGCGACCTCGTCGAGGCCGTCGTCTGCCTGGCTAATCGGCCGGGCACGGAGCATGGGTGGCTTCTTGTCGGCGTCGAGGACGACGGAGAGATAACCGGGCTTCGGCCGAGGCAGAGGGGGCGGTGGCCCGACCCCGTGCAGGTGCAGGCGCTCATCGCCAACCTGACCCGACCGTCCCTGGCCTGTCGGGTAGAGATCGTCGACGTGGGCGGCCGCAAGGTGATGGCCGTCGAGGTGCCTCCGGTCGCCACCCCGGTTGGTACGGCGGACGGCAAGTACCTGCGCCGTGGGATGACCCGTGACGGACGGCCGGAGTGTGTGCCCTTCCATTATCACGAGATGCAGTCACTGCAAGCCACACGTGGCGTGCTGGATTACTCGGCCCTCGTGATACCCGAAGCCACGTGGGATGACCTGGATCCGTTGGAGTTCGAGCGCTTCCGTCGGAGCATTCGCGAGAGTGGTCGAGGCGATGCCTCCCTGCTAACGCTCTCGGATGTCGACCTGGCCAAGGCACTGGGGGCGGTCGAGGCAAACCACAAGGTGCGAGGCATCCGGCTTCTCGGGCTGCTGCTCTTCGGGCGCGAAGACGTCCTGCGCCGGTACATGCCAACTCACGAGGTCGCCTTCCAGGTGCTCGAAGGCACGCTCGTCAAGGTCAACGACTTCTTTCGCTGGCCCCTGCTGCGCGTCATGGAGGAGTTAGTGGCCAGGTTCCAGGCTCGCAATGCCGAACAGGAAGTCTCCATCGGGCTGCTACGGATCGGCGTCCCTGACTACCCCCTGCGGGCGTTCCGTGAGGGGCTGGCCAACGCCCTGGTGCATCGTGACTACACGCGCCTCGGCGCCGTGCACGTCCAGTGGCATCCTGACCGAATCGAGATCTCCAACCCCGGAGGGTTTCCGGATGGGGTGCGCCTTGATAACCTGCTCGTGACCCCTCCGAGGCCACGCAACCCTCTGCTGGCCGATGCCTTCAAGCGTGCGGGCATCGTAGAACGTACCGCTCGTGGCGTCGACACCATCTTCTACGAGCAGCTTCGCAACGGCCGTCCCGCGCCAAGCTACCAAAGGAGCACGGAGACCGACGTCGTGCTCGTGCTGCCTGGCGGACAAGCCAACCTTGCCTTCGTGCGGCTGGTCATCGAGGAAGACCGAGCGGGACGCCCTCTGGGATTGGACGAACTGCTAATCCTCAACGAGCTCTGGCTCGAACGTCGCATCACGACCTCCGAAGCGGTCCGCCTGACCCAGAAGTCCCAGACCGAGGTGCGAGCCGTGCTGGAACGGCTCGTCGAGTCGGGTCTCATCGAGGCGCGAGGGGAAGGACGGGGCAGGAGCTATCATCTGTCGGCCAAGACGTACCGTCGGCTGGGCGAAGCAGCTGCCTACGTCCGTCAGCGGGGCTTTGAGCCGATTCAGCAGGAGCAGATGGTGCTCCAGTTCGTCCGCTCCCATGGTCGCGTCACGCGCGGCCAGGTGATGGAGCTGTGCAGGATCGGGCCGTCCCAGGCGACGCGGCTCCTTCGGAAGATGACCGAGAGCGGCCGGCTCGTCCGGCACGGCACGGGCAAGGGCGCATGGTACGCCCCGGGCGACTGA
- a CDS encoding MoaD/ThiS family protein: MKVRMRIPKRQEWEFRGPRTVKSILEELRLNPETVIVIRGDTLLTSDAVVEDADEIEVRPALSGG, translated from the coding sequence ATGAAGGTGCGCATGCGCATCCCCAAGCGGCAGGAGTGGGAGTTTAGGGGCCCCCGCACCGTCAAGAGCATCCTCGAGGAGCTGCGCCTCAACCCGGAGACCGTCATCGTCATCCGGGGCGACACGCTGCTCACCTCCGACGCCGTGGTGGAGGACGCCGACGAGATCGAGGTGCGCCCGGCTCTCTCCGGCGGGTGA
- a CDS encoding NAD/NADP octopine/nopaline dehydrogenase family protein codes for MDRPRIAVIGAGAGGLATAVHLSLAGLPPLLVNRSPDRILPLMERPVVAVEGVWQGEVPLAAATADLSVVASVDVVIVATPATAHRELATSLAPYLSARHLVVLHPGRTLGALEFAAVLQQAGTQVRAVAETDTLLYTARSYALGRVRVSGLKRRVRVAALPPWQTAEVLAVLRPLGPRFVPAPHVLATGIHNIGAMFHPAPMLLNAGRIQAGERFEYYREGITPAVATLVRGLDRERLAVGRAWGVRAEPVETWMRRHYGLPRELETLEALVAANSAYAGVMAPETLEHRYLLEDVPTGLVPLARLGRLAGVETPLMEAVIDMASHLVGVDFRRSGRSLERMGLGGVSARRLMEIVMTGLPAPSEMGEPADLALEALS; via the coding sequence ATGGACCGACCCCGCATCGCCGTCATCGGGGCAGGCGCCGGGGGGCTCGCCACAGCCGTCCACCTGAGTCTGGCCGGGCTGCCACCGTTGCTGGTCAACCGCAGCCCCGACCGGATCCTCCCGTTGATGGAGCGGCCCGTCGTCGCCGTGGAGGGCGTCTGGCAGGGCGAGGTGCCGCTGGCCGCAGCCACGGCCGATCTCTCGGTGGTCGCCTCGGTCGACGTCGTCATCGTCGCCACACCGGCCACCGCCCACCGCGAGCTGGCGACGTCCCTGGCGCCGTACCTGTCGGCTCGCCACCTCGTCGTCCTCCACCCCGGGCGCACTCTGGGGGCGCTGGAGTTCGCCGCGGTGTTGCAGCAGGCCGGCACCCAGGTGCGAGCGGTGGCCGAGACCGACACGTTGCTCTACACGGCCCGCAGCTACGCGCTGGGCAGGGTCCGCGTGAGCGGCCTCAAGCGGCGCGTGCGGGTGGCGGCGTTGCCGCCTTGGCAGACGGCAGAGGTGCTGGCCGTGCTGAGGCCGCTGGGGCCTCGCTTCGTGCCGGCGCCCCACGTGCTGGCCACGGGCATCCACAACATCGGCGCGATGTTTCACCCGGCCCCCATGCTGCTCAACGCGGGGCGCATCCAGGCCGGCGAGCGCTTCGAGTACTACCGGGAGGGCATCACGCCGGCCGTGGCGACGCTGGTGCGGGGGCTGGACCGGGAGCGGCTGGCCGTGGGGCGCGCCTGGGGCGTGCGGGCCGAGCCGGTCGAGACCTGGATGCGCCGGCACTACGGCCTGCCCCGGGAGCTCGAGACGCTGGAGGCGCTGGTGGCGGCCAACTCCGCCTACGCCGGGGTGATGGCGCCCGAGACCCTGGAGCACCGCTACCTGCTCGAAGACGTGCCGACGGGGCTGGTGCCGCTGGCGCGCCTGGGGCGGCTGGCCGGCGTCGAGACGCCGCTGATGGAGGCCGTCATCGACATGGCCTCGCACCTGGTGGGCGTCGACTTCCGCCGGAGCGGCCGGAGCCTGGAGCGCATGGGCCTGGGCGGCGTCAGCGCCCGGCGGCTGATGGAGATCGTGATGACGGGGCTGCCGGCCCCGAGCGAGATGGGGGAGCCGGCGGACCTGGCCCTGGAGGCCCTCTCCTGA
- a CDS encoding SAM-dependent methyltransferase: MAPVISPGWYRSFFDELYLHTYDPLLTPEYTRAQVDDLEILLELSPPADILDMPCGQGRHSIELARRGYRVTGVDLSAYLLGVARERARSAGVDDEALELVHCDMREFVRPRSYDVALNLFSSFGYLEDEEQDARVMAAFFECLRPGGRLVMEMIHKYWLLRSGHEHLWVETPGAFTLERVRFDVATDRTETERIVILDDGRVERRHFSVRQYSLVELAQMARRAGFELVGAYGTLRGDEPLTLESRRMVAVFRRP, from the coding sequence GTGGCACCGGTGATCTCGCCGGGGTGGTACCGGAGCTTCTTCGACGAGCTGTACCTGCACACGTACGACCCGCTCCTGACGCCCGAGTACACGCGCGCCCAGGTCGACGACCTGGAGATCCTGCTGGAGCTGTCGCCGCCGGCCGACATCCTCGACATGCCATGCGGCCAGGGCCGCCACAGCATCGAGCTGGCGCGGCGGGGCTACCGGGTGACGGGGGTGGACCTGTCGGCTTACCTGCTGGGGGTGGCGCGGGAGCGGGCCCGCTCGGCGGGGGTCGATGACGAGGCCCTGGAGCTGGTGCACTGCGACATGCGGGAGTTCGTGCGGCCGCGCTCGTACGACGTCGCCCTCAACCTCTTCAGCTCCTTCGGCTACCTGGAGGACGAGGAGCAGGACGCCCGGGTGATGGCCGCCTTCTTCGAATGCCTGCGGCCTGGCGGGCGGCTGGTCATGGAGATGATCCACAAGTACTGGCTGCTGCGCTCGGGCCACGAGCATCTCTGGGTGGAGACGCCGGGGGCCTTCACCCTGGAGCGGGTGCGCTTCGACGTCGCGACGGATCGCACCGAGACGGAGCGGATCGTCATCCTCGACGACGGGCGGGTGGAGCGTCGCCACTTCAGCGTTCGCCAGTACAGCCTGGTGGAGCTGGCGCAGATGGCGCGCCGGGCCGGCTTCGAGCTCGTGGGCGCCTACGGGACGCTGCGGGGCGACGAGCCCCTGACGCTGGAGTCCCGGCGGATGGTGGCGGTCTTCAGGCGGCCGTGA
- a CDS encoding cobalamin B12-binding domain-containing protein — MARGRVRMLTAAVGECVHVAGLYRFSRMAQDAGFDVHFMGPAVRTERLVAALREHDPAVVGLSYRLTPGAGRRVLESLRTRLVAEGLASGRLFLFGGTPPVAAEARTLGWFARVFDGTEDDRETAIYLRRLWQALASGQPAEVAARAAEQAAGDESERHYPQTLPERIDWQRPYPIIRHHFGLPSLEATIEGVARLAEARALDVISLATDQNCQECFFRPEEMDPEQDGAGGVPVRTAEDLRRIYQASRRGNYPLMRAYSGTRDLIPMAELLAETLHNAWAAVPLTWYSILDGRSRRPLERTIREAQQAFAWHGARGIPVESNESHHWSLRDAPDAVAVVMAFLAAYNARQAGVRHYVAQYMFNTPPATSPAMDLAKMLAKATLIEGLHGPGFTSYRETRLGLSSHPADLLVAKGHLGSSVLLQMALRPHIVHVVAFCEADHAATPDEIVESVKIARGAIRDAMSGLPDMAADPAVQARRDELLDEARVLLEAMAELAPAGVDDPLADAATLARAVHVGLIDAPHLRNNPEARGEVTTRIIGGACRAVDPATERVLPERERVRRVLDAAVREGRLPRSVRLAR; from the coding sequence ATGGCTCGTGGCAGGGTGCGCATGCTGACCGCCGCGGTGGGCGAGTGCGTCCACGTGGCGGGGCTGTACCGCTTCAGCCGGATGGCCCAAGACGCTGGCTTCGACGTCCACTTCATGGGGCCGGCGGTGAGGACGGAGCGGCTGGTGGCGGCGCTGCGGGAGCACGACCCGGCGGTGGTGGGGCTCAGCTACCGGCTGACGCCGGGGGCCGGCCGTCGCGTCCTGGAGTCGTTGCGGACCCGTCTCGTGGCAGAGGGGCTCGCCTCCGGGCGGCTCTTCCTCTTCGGCGGGACGCCGCCGGTGGCGGCGGAGGCCCGGACCCTGGGATGGTTCGCCCGGGTCTTCGACGGGACCGAGGACGACCGGGAGACGGCCATCTACCTGCGGCGGCTGTGGCAGGCGCTGGCCTCGGGGCAGCCGGCCGAGGTGGCGGCCCGGGCGGCGGAGCAGGCGGCCGGCGACGAGTCCGAGCGGCACTACCCCCAGACGCTGCCCGAGCGCATCGACTGGCAGCGCCCCTATCCCATCATCCGCCACCACTTCGGATTGCCGAGCCTGGAGGCCACCATCGAGGGGGTGGCGCGGCTGGCCGAGGCCCGGGCGCTCGACGTCATCTCCCTGGCCACGGACCAAAACTGCCAGGAGTGCTTCTTCCGCCCCGAGGAGATGGATCCCGAGCAGGACGGGGCAGGCGGGGTGCCGGTGCGCACGGCGGAGGATCTGCGGCGCATCTACCAGGCCAGCCGCCGGGGTAACTACCCGCTCATGCGGGCCTACAGCGGTACCCGCGATCTGATCCCGATGGCGGAGCTGCTGGCCGAGACCCTGCACAACGCCTGGGCGGCCGTGCCGCTCACCTGGTACAGCATCCTCGACGGCCGCAGTCGCCGGCCCCTGGAGCGGACCATCCGCGAGGCGCAACAGGCCTTCGCCTGGCACGGGGCCCGGGGCATCCCGGTGGAGTCCAACGAGTCGCACCACTGGAGCCTGCGGGACGCGCCCGACGCGGTCGCGGTGGTGATGGCCTTCCTGGCCGCCTACAACGCCCGGCAGGCGGGTGTGCGCCACTACGTCGCGCAGTACATGTTCAATACGCCGCCGGCCACGTCGCCCGCCATGGACCTGGCCAAGATGCTGGCCAAGGCGACCCTCATCGAGGGCCTGCACGGGCCCGGCTTCACCAGCTACCGGGAGACGCGCCTGGGCCTCTCGAGCCACCCGGCCGACCTGCTGGTGGCCAAGGGCCACCTGGGATCCTCGGTGCTGCTGCAGATGGCCCTGCGGCCCCACATCGTGCACGTGGTGGCCTTCTGTGAGGCGGATCACGCGGCCACCCCCGACGAGATCGTCGAGAGCGTCAAGATCGCCAGGGGCGCCATCCGCGACGCCATGAGCGGGCTGCCCGACATGGCCGCCGACCCGGCCGTGCAGGCCCGGCGAGACGAGCTGCTCGACGAGGCCCGGGTGCTGCTGGAGGCCATGGCGGAGCTGGCGCCGGCGGGCGTCGACGACCCGCTGGCTGACGCTGCCACCCTGGCCCGGGCGGTGCACGTGGGCCTCATCGATGCGCCTCACCTGCGCAACAACCCCGAGGCCCGGGGCGAGGTGACCACCCGCATCATCGGCGGCGCCTGCCGGGCCGTCGACCCTGCCACCGAACGGGTGCTGCCCGAGCGTGAGCGGGTGCGGCGCGTGCTGGACGCGGCGGTGCGGGAGGGCCGACTGCCGCGCTCGGTGCGGTTGGCGAGGTGA
- a CDS encoding gamma-glutamyltransferase family protein, producing MDTRFPYPSARMPVLARRGMVATSHPLAAQAGLRMLLAGGNAVDAAVAAAAALVVVEPTSCGIGGDAFAIVWDGQRLHGLNASGPAPAALDAELLRRRGLEKMPTEGWEPVTVPGVVAGWVQLLRRFGRMTLADVLEPAIEYADQGHPVPPRTAAAWQASEARLGRREDFRAAFLPGGRAPRAGEIFRQPDQARTLRLIGESWGEAMYRGELAQAIARYAERTGGYLTREDLARYAPEWVEPLAVPYRDIEVWELPPNGQGVAALLALGIARHFDLGATGSGGASREQIRHLDPTHAHVLAEALRLALHEAYQHVADPRRAPVPVERFTDPSVAEALAGRIRLDRAIPDPIPDRRAAGGTVYLCTADADGRMVSFIQSNFYGFGSGVVVPGTGIALHNRGAGFNLIPGHSNELAGGKRPFHTIIPGFITRKGQALAAFGVMGGDMQAQGHVQVVSAMVDFGLNPQAALDAPRLRVMPGGQVALERGFDAGVAAALEQLGHRVVRERPPIEFGGGQIIWRDPDTGVYIAGSDPRKDGQAVGY from the coding sequence ATGGACACCCGCTTCCCCTACCCCTCCGCCCGCATGCCGGTGCTGGCCCGCCGGGGCATGGTGGCCACCAGCCACCCGCTGGCCGCCCAGGCGGGGTTGCGCATGCTCCTGGCCGGCGGCAATGCAGTGGACGCCGCCGTGGCAGCGGCCGCGGCCCTGGTGGTGGTGGAGCCCACCTCGTGCGGCATCGGCGGCGATGCCTTCGCCATCGTCTGGGACGGCCAGCGCCTGCACGGCCTCAACGCCTCGGGCCCCGCCCCGGCCGCGCTCGATGCCGAGTTGTTGCGGCGGCGGGGTCTCGAGAAGATGCCCACCGAAGGGTGGGAGCCGGTGACGGTGCCCGGGGTGGTGGCGGGCTGGGTGCAGCTGCTGCGGCGCTTCGGGCGGATGACCCTGGCCGACGTGCTGGAGCCGGCCATCGAGTACGCCGACCAGGGGCACCCCGTGCCCCCTCGCACGGCGGCGGCGTGGCAGGCCTCCGAGGCGCGCCTGGGCCGCCGGGAGGATTTCCGCGCCGCCTTCCTGCCTGGCGGCCGGGCGCCGCGGGCCGGCGAGATCTTTCGCCAGCCCGACCAGGCCCGCACGCTGCGGCTCATCGGCGAGTCGTGGGGCGAGGCCATGTACCGGGGTGAGCTGGCCCAAGCCATCGCCCGCTACGCCGAGCGCACCGGCGGCTACCTGACCCGGGAGGACCTGGCCCGCTACGCCCCCGAGTGGGTGGAGCCGCTGGCGGTCCCCTACCGCGACATCGAGGTGTGGGAGCTGCCCCCCAACGGCCAGGGGGTGGCCGCCCTGCTGGCGCTGGGCATCGCCCGGCACTTCGACCTGGGAGCAACCGGCTCTGGCGGAGCCTCCCGCGAGCAGATCCGCCACCTCGACCCGACCCACGCCCACGTCCTGGCCGAGGCCCTGCGCCTGGCGCTCCACGAGGCCTACCAGCACGTGGCCGACCCCCGCCGAGCGCCCGTGCCGGTCGAGCGCTTCACCGACCCATCGGTGGCCGAGGCCCTGGCCGGCCGCATCCGGCTCGACCGCGCCATCCCCGACCCGATCCCCGACCGCCGGGCCGCCGGCGGCACGGTCTACCTCTGCACCGCCGACGCCGACGGGCGGATGGTCTCGTTCATCCAGTCCAACTTCTACGGCTTCGGGTCGGGCGTGGTGGTGCCCGGCACCGGCATCGCCCTGCACAATCGCGGCGCCGGCTTCAACCTGATCCCCGGCCACTCCAATGAGCTGGCCGGCGGCAAGCGTCCCTTCCACACCATCATCCCGGGCTTCATCACCCGCAAGGGCCAGGCGCTGGCAGCCTTCGGCGTGATGGGCGGCGACATGCAGGCCCAGGGCCACGTGCAGGTGGTCTCGGCGATGGTGGACTTCGGTCTCAACCCACAAGCCGCGCTGGACGCCCCTCGCCTGCGGGTGATGCCGGGCGGGCAGGTGGCACTGGAGCGGGGCTTCGACGCGGGGGTGGCGGCGGCGCTGGAGCAGCTCGGGCACCGTGTGGTGCGGGAGCGGCCCCCCATCGAGTTCGGCGGCGGGCAGATCATCTGGCGCGACCCCGACACGGGGGTCTACATCGCAGGCTCCGATCCCCGCAAGGACGGGCAGGCGGTGGGGTACTGA
- a CDS encoding TIGR00269 family protein, which translates to MKCVKCRQPAVVEVRRHNAGFCREHFVEHVLRQVERTIDELDMLRRDDRILVAVSGGKDSLALWDILQRLGYRADGLHVHLGIGEYSSESAVKTRAFAEGRGLTLHEVSVAEELGFGIEELSRRTRRIPCSACGTTKRHLFNRFAREHGYTVVATGHNLDDEAATLLGNILHWQTEYLGRQSAAMEATESGLVRKVKPLVRLAEREVAAYAVLQGIDYQVDECPMAVGATSHLYKEVLNRLEEVAPGTKHQFLWGFYERGRRHFPHESRTLNACKVCGEPTTGEICAYCRLAERARAAAAGTR; encoded by the coding sequence GTGAAGTGCGTCAAGTGCCGCCAGCCGGCCGTGGTGGAGGTGCGCCGCCACAACGCCGGCTTCTGCCGCGAACACTTCGTCGAGCACGTGCTGCGCCAGGTGGAGCGCACCATCGACGAGCTCGACATGCTGCGCCGCGACGACCGCATCCTGGTGGCCGTCTCGGGCGGCAAGGACAGCCTGGCGCTGTGGGACATCCTGCAACGGCTCGGCTACCGGGCGGACGGGCTCCACGTCCACCTGGGCATCGGGGAGTACTCGAGCGAGTCGGCCGTCAAGACCCGGGCCTTCGCCGAAGGGCGCGGCCTCACGCTACACGAGGTCTCGGTGGCCGAGGAGCTGGGCTTCGGCATCGAGGAGCTGTCGCGCCGCACCCGGCGCATCCCGTGCTCGGCCTGCGGTACGACCAAGCGGCATCTCTTCAACCGCTTCGCCCGGGAGCACGGCTACACCGTGGTGGCCACCGGCCACAACCTGGACGACGAGGCCGCCACGCTGCTGGGCAACATCCTGCACTGGCAGACCGAGTACCTGGGCCGCCAGTCGGCTGCCATGGAGGCCACCGAGTCGGGCCTGGTGCGCAAGGTCAAGCCCCTGGTGCGCCTGGCCGAGCGCGAGGTGGCGGCCTATGCCGTGCTGCAGGGCATCGACTACCAGGTCGACGAGTGCCCCATGGCCGTCGGCGCCACCTCCCACCTCTACAAGGAGGTGCTCAACCGCCTGGAGGAGGTGGCGCCCGGCACCAAGCACCAGTTCCTCTGGGGCTTCTACGAGCGGGGGCGCCGGCACTTCCCCCACGAGAGCCGCACCCTCAACGCCTGCAAGGTGTGCGGGGAGCCCACGACGGGGGAGATCTGCGCCTACTGCCGGCTGGCCGAGCGGGCTCGGGCCGCCGCGGCTGGCACGCGGTGA